One Colias croceus chromosome 28, ilColCroc2.1 DNA window includes the following coding sequences:
- the LOC123703993 gene encoding cytochrome c oxidase subunit 7C, mitochondrial-like has translation MQAPLSRVANRLGRNVMTNFVRNHSHGGVPGENLPFDINNRYKLTALFTVFIGSGLGAPFLITRHQLLKKA, from the exons atgcAGGCTCCATTATCTCGTGTTGCTAACCGTCTTGGTAGGAATGTAATGACCAACTTTGTCCGCAACCATTCTCATGGAGGTGTCCCTGGCGAG AATCTGCCATTCGACATTAACAACCGATACAAGCTGACCGCTTTGTTCACCGTCTTCATTGGATCCGGTCTTGGAGCTCCCTTCCTCATCACCCGCCACCAACTGCTTAAGAAGGCTTAA
- the LOC123703992 gene encoding protein CDV3 homolog: MADLDDFFAKKDRKKSKSVKKFATADELTKKLDDGKQKTDVRPKKERPAQEGEETGRGPEEEEWKEYEEPVKDYTGLKIQVLQGSAGVQESGRDSSAEDSMPDNPKNKGPWNKPQVETEQAPAARPPPPPVEEVKPRAPTAYVPPVARNRPCDGPVRRTQNKNPLDIHNEDYFPVLGAGAKRGGGWSTAGTGGAGGTHTRPAAHAQPLALGNRFTSLQDDS; the protein is encoded by the exons atggctGATTTGGACGATTTCTTCGCGAAAAAAGATCGCAAGAAGTCAAAGTCGGTCAAAAAGTTTGCGACGGCAGATGAACTTACGAAAAAATTGGACGACGGCAAACAGAAAACGGATGTGAGACCTAAGAAGGAACGACCGGCACAAGAAGGCGAAGAGACTGGACGAGGACCG GAAGAGGAAGAATGGAAGGAGTACGAGGAGCCAGTCAAGGACTACACAGGGCTCAAGATCCAAGTGCTGCAGGGCAGCGCGGGTGTGCAAGAGTCGGGAAGGGACTCCTCCGCAGAGGACTCAATGCCCGATAACCCTAAGAACAAGGGACCATGGAATAAACCT CAAGTGGAAACGGAACAAGCGCCGGCCGCTAGGCCTCCGCCCCCGCCGGTGGAGGAGGTGAAGCCCCGCGCGCCCACCGCGTACGTGCCGCCCGTGGCGCGCAACCGGCCCTGCGACGGGCCCGTGCGTAGGACGCAGAAC AAGAACCCGCTGGACATCCACAACGAGGACTACTTCCCGGTGCTCGGCGCGGGGGCGAAGCGCGGCGGCGGCTGGAGCACCGCGGGCACGGGCGGCGCCGGCGGCACGCACACGCGCCCCGCAGCGCACGCGCAGCCCCTCGCGCTCGGCAACCGCTTCACCTCGCTGCAGGACGACAGCTAG
- the LOC123703941 gene encoding uncharacterized protein LOC123703941 gives MSKVQRSPPGNKVHHVSSENDITRLDPENTLIGRRQKRLRTDVHSSEEKSLKEELLAMLTTWKKDQDTTFQAMRTEIAELKQQLTGIQNQNIELEKSINFLSQQYEDIKEKLSCMDKERREQLLHISTLDNRIDDMQKKAKFTVLEFRNLPQAQQIKSETQQDLFDIVQRMSNALNIELQKYDIKDIFRIKGKSGNSTIIADFTSVLTRNNILSAVKQYNKDNSQKLTSSSIGLPGPSSPIFVSESLTDKDRRLFAVARNKSKELGFKFCWTNKGRIFVRKSEGNPRYEIKTDSDLLKLKST, from the coding sequence ATGTCTAAAGTACAAAGATCTCCACCCGGAAACAAAGTGCACCATGTCTCGTCTGAAAATGATATTACTAGACTTGATCCCGAAAATACCTTAATTGGAAGAAGGCAAAAGAGGCTTCGTACCGATGTTCACTCCTCCGAGGAGAAATCTTTGAAAGAAGAACTACTTGCTATGCTTACTACTTGGAAAAAGGATCAAGATACGACATTCCAAGCTATGAGAACTGAAATTGCTGAGTTGAAACAACAGTTAACTGGAATACAAAACCAAAATATAGAATTAGAAAAGTCTATCAATTTTTTGTCACAACAGTATGAAgatatcaaagaaaaactctcTTGTATGGATAAAGAAAGGCGTGAACAATTGCTACACATTTCTACTTTAGATAATAGAATTGATGATATGCAAAAAAAGGCGAAGTTCACAGTTTTGGAGTTTCGTAACTTACCTCAAGCACAACAAATAAAGTCTGAGACACAACaagatttatttgatattgttCAAAGAATGAGTAATGCATTAAATATcgaattacaaaaatatgacataaAGGATATCTTTCGAATTAAGGGAAAATCTGGTAATTCAACAATTATTGCAGACTTTACATCCGTGTTAACTAGAAATAACATTCTAAGTGCAGTGAAACAGTATAACAAAGATAACTCACAAAAATTAACCTCCTCGTCTATAGGACTACCTGGTCCAAGCTCACCAATATTTGTATCTGAGAGTTTAACAGACAAAGACAGAAGGCTATTTGCTGTAGCGCGTAACAAAAGTAAAGAATTAGGTTTCAAATTCTGTTGGACTAATAAGGGAAGAATTTTTGTGCGTAAATCTGAAGGTAACCCTCGCTATGAAATTAAAACGGACTCTGATTTGTTAAAGTTAAAGTCAACCTGA